The genomic stretch CACGATGCGCACCTACGTCGTTCCGCCGGTCACCGATCGGACGGACCTTTCCGACGACAGCACCTTTGACGGCCGGCGGGCGTGGGTCACCGTGTTGATCTTCATCGGCATCTTGACACTGCTCGCGTTCGTCTTCTTCCCGGCGCGCACCAAGCTGACGCTCGAACATTTTCTCCACAAGCCGGCGCTCGCAGGCGTGCTCGGCTTCACCTGGCCGTTCACGCTTTCTATCGTGTGCATCGGCTTGGCGATCACCGTGCTCGGCATCGTCCTGATTCCAGTCGCGGTCATCGCGATCGGTCTCGGCTATCTCGTGGGCCGCGCCGCGATCGCCACGTTCCTCGGCCAACGCTTCTTCGAGTACAGCAAGGTCGTCGAACCCAATCCGCTCGCAACGCTCGGACTCGGCCTGCTGATCATCACGGTGCTCGAAGGCATCGCGCCGATCTGGGTGGGCATCGTGCTTGAATCGTGTCTGAGCGCGCTCGCCATCGGCGCCGCCACGCTCACGCTGCTGAATAAGGAAAGCTGGCCGCGCATGAATGCGGGTTCGACGCCGACACCCGGCACCTACGC from Candidatus Eremiobacteraceae bacterium encodes the following:
- a CDS encoding polymer-forming cytoskeletal protein; the protein is MDIALSPVRRTPAGLFAALAAVAGVALFCAPATAAYGHSEGDRVVFGSSVVIPVGDEVKGDLVVMAGSAEVHGTVDGDAVVMAGSLYIAPDGVVKGETVALGGSVDNESTAKHGNSSAASPMPTMRTYVVPPVTDRTDLSDDSTFDGRRAWVTVLIFIGILTLLAFVFFPARTKLTLEHFLHKPALAGVLGFTWPFTLSIVCIGLAITVLGIVLIPVAVIAIGLGYLVGRAAIATFLGQRFFEYSKVVEPNPLATLGLGLLIITVLEGIAPIWVGIVLESCLSALAIGAATLTLLNKESWPRMNAGSTPTPGTYAGPIPQPVFTPPTPPPPPGPPAIPQ